The sequence ATAACCCTACCAGAACGTTAGCAATGGGAGAAATCCACCCAACAGTGCTGTCTGTCCCTACGTCATCATCCTCGTGACTCTGATTTCTAGGAGAAAAAGAACAACTGGGCCTGGTTGGAGCAACCCATACTCAAACATGAGCTCGCTAACTTTGCAAGTCAGTTTAGAGGGGTGGTAAGGGTTGGTCTCTGCAGCTAGACAGCATGGATTTGTATCCaggttctgccacttactagccatgtgaccttgaGCTAGTCCTTTCTCCATTGCTCCAGATTCAGCCCCTGCAATGGGGATACCTATCTACAGGTGTTGGTGAGTACTGATGGCGTAAACCTGTCACAGTGACTGGCACAGGGGAAGTGTTCTACAGCCTTGGTGTCAGTACTGCTAGGAAGGCACAGGGCCCCTGGATTTACAGTCCAATCAAGAATGCCAAGATGACAGGTCATCCTCAGAAAAGAACCAGGAGGTATCATTAGGAGAGGCTGAGTGTCCAAAAAGTAATTACTATCCACAGCCAATACCTCTGCCAGACTGTAGCCACCACGAGGACAACAGATTCTCCTCTCAATTCACTGTTGCATCCACCAGCACCTGGCTCTGTGAACCTCGATCAGATATGCAAATACTGATCTGACTGCTTCCTTTTTGTGCTTCTGATCAACCAGCACAGGGCTTTGCCTGGAGTAGGCTCAAAATAAGTATTTGCtgattgaatctatagatcaatggGATTCTCAGAAAGGGGAAGAACTTTGGGATCAGAGTTGTATCTGGTAGGAGTCAATGGCAGGCAAGGGACAATATAATGATGCTAATATATCATTTATCTTGTCATTTGTACATGTCAATCTGTACGTGACATTTGTATAGATTATAGGTTGGCTGTTCACCAGGCTGATACCTCCGGTTCAACAAGAGGGGGCAGCAGAACCACCAGTTACTTGCCACACTgccttggggaggggggtggctcATCTGTCTCATGTTAGTCCTGTTCCTGCCTTGGAGGTGCCACTGGTACCTCACAAGGACATCCTGGCACCCTCTGCACTGGCTTTGACACACTCTGTGGATAGGACTCCATCAGCTATCTGCCAAGTCTGCTCACAAAGACAGTAGGATGTCATGGAAGAGCCTATCCGATTAGGAATCCTGAGAGTTCAGCCCTGGCCCTGGCTCAGTCAATGGTGTGAGGTCTCTGGTTCTCAGTATTCTGATCTAAATAATAGGGTAATCCTTGATTTGGAGCTTGTGGAGGTGTTGAGCAAATGAAATCACACCTATGGTGAGTTCATCTGGAACTCCTTCTGTTTTAAAAGACAGAAGCCAACTCAAACTGGCTTCAGTGAAGAGGGGACTTTATTGGCTCATGttactgagaaatctgtttggGGGCACAATTGGCTTCGGGTGCTCAAATGTAGTGTCAGCATCTGATTTCTCCCCAACTCTCAGCTCCTCTGCTGTACTGTCCTCATTCTCAGTCTCCAAACGGTGGTCCCCAGCAGTTCCAGGGTCTCACGCCTTCAAGTTCAAATCCAGCCTCCCAGAAGCTGGGATAAACTATGGTTGGCTCTATGTGCGTCATTTGGCTTGGAGGATGCAGTCACACTGGACAATCAGACCTGAGTCCAGTGCCAATCAATCCCTGTGATGAGCAAGAGAGCTTGGTCAGGCTTGGTTGTATGGTTAACATTCAGAGCTGGGAAAGAGTAAGGGTTGGAGTTAGGGGGAGAAGGTCTAGTTTACCTCATAGATTGAGAATGGGAGAAGAGTGGACTGCCAAAAGATATTTGGGATATTATTAACAGAAAGAGAAGTGGATGCTGGGAGGCTAAAATGTACGCTTTAactgggattttctttttttggttcattgggtcttctttgctgcctgcagactttctctagttgcagcaaacagTTGCAGCAAacggggggctactcttcactgtggtgcactggcttgtcattgtgctggtttctcttgttgcagaacacgaACTCTACAGCACGGGTTTCAGTTGTCGTGGTGCACAGGcatagttgctccgcagcatgtgggatctcccaggaccagggatcaaacctgtgtcccatgcactggcaggcagattcttaaccactggaccaccaaggaagtcctatacCTGGGATTTTTATATCACATGATATAAAGCATGCATTGCAGCTTTcctctttgccatgaagttttCTGTCTTCATCCAAAAAAGCTCCTGCAAGCGCCCGAGGACCAGCTGTCTGACCAGCTGTCTCACCCTACAGTCATCTGTCTTCCTCCTCTGAACTCCTGTAGCCTACAGGACCTTATCACTCACCAGCAACAGGCTGAGTTGGGTCATCAGTTATCTTGTTATGTATATGTTCTTTCTCTTCATCCATTTGGCAGGATCCTGGAGAACAAGGGTcacatcttattcatctttgtgccTCCCAAAGCACTTTGCCTGATGCTCGGGGCATAGAAGACTGTCCATAAACCTGCTGACAGATCAAACACCTGATTTACACGCTTCTGGAAGTATGGAAGTAAATAGTAGCTTGATTCAACTGCAAAAGTACCAAAACAGAGGAAACCTGTGCCCTCTACACCATTTTTGAAGGATCGTAAATTATTTCCTGAACTAATAATGATGCTGGGGTCAATATTTGCTGGGATTTTCTTTGCTCCGCAGCCCCCAGTAGCtggtatctttcttttttcaaataaaggATTAAGTGAAGGCCCAAGGAATCTTAATCTCAGCTGCCAGTACCCCTGGGTGGGTCCTGTGCCAGCAGAGCAGACATAGAAGCCTGGAGGATGGCAATCATAGGAAGAGGAAGCAGATGTCTGTCCTCAGTGGCTCCCACCTCAGGCAACAAGGCAGAGCCCCAGGGTCCCTTCAGTGGGACTGGCTGCTGGCTCCCTGCCCTGTGCCGATCTCTATTCAATTTCTATCTTCATCCATAACCCTGACATCCAgcaaggggaaggagagaggaggacatggaaaatCAGTCGGAAAAGATTTGCTTGTAGCTTGGATGTTGAAATAACATTCCTCCCGGGTTAATCTTGCTTCTGAAGCTCCTGTGGCTCCGATTTCAGAATCCCTTGCAGGCCTTCTTGGCCAGGCATTTTGCACTTTTGTCTCTAATCCCCTCAAATCGCCCTTTAGGCCAAGTGACTTGTCCAAATCCGCTCAGCCAAGCCAAGATTCCCTCACCTGTAAAagatatggagaaggaaacggcaatccactccagtattcttgtctggagaatcccatggacagaggaacctgacaggttacagtccatagggtcgcacagagtcagacacgacttaagtgacttagtaAAAGATATGAGGATTAAATCAACGAGCTATAGAGATCCTCCACCTCCTAGTGTAGTCAGGAAAAGCAAATCAGTTGCGGGGAAAGAACCAAGAAACGTGGTTAGTAAAGGAGGGAGTGGTAGACGAGGTCAGAAGAGCGGTGGGTGGGGCAGCCGAGAGAAAAACTAGGCTGGGCGGGTAGCGGCTGGGGGAGGGACTGGGAACCGAGAGCAATGAGCAATTAAACCTCCCCTCTTAACGGCGGCTGGCGTCTGCTGGGCGCTAAGCAATGCCGGGACAACCGGGGAGGCGGTGCGCCGGGCCTGAGGCCCCGCCCCACCTCGCCCTAGCCCCACCCACTCCTAGGCCCCGCCTCTGATTCCGCCCCTGCTCCCACCTCGCTCTGCCTCGGCCCAGCCCTAACTTCTAGCCCCGCCCCCAAGGCCCGGAAGCGAAAGCTGTTCCTCCTCTTCCGAGCGGGGTTACGGCCCAGCCGGCGGGAGCCGGGTTTGGAGAGTCCCGGGCACTCGGAGAATCCGGGTAGCCCCGGCTGGAGCCATGTCCCGGAACCTGCGCACTGCTCTCATTTTCGGCGGCTTCATCTCCCTGATCGGCGCCGCCTTCTACCCCATCTACTTCCGGCCCTTAATGCGGCTGGAGGAGTACAGTGAGTGACCTCTGACCCCACGCGGCGTCCCGGCCCCGGTGACAGTGATCTCTGACCCCACGTGGCCGACTGGCCCTAGTAACTCCCCCGCTTTCCCTCATCATCCCCACGTGGGGCCATGGACAGAGGTTGGTTCACGAGTGAgcgagacccaggttcgactcTGGCTGTGTGCACTTTCGGGACCGGGGTCAAGTGACTCAACCTCTGAGACCTTCACCATCCTCAGtagtagttgtgtgtgtgtgtgtgtgtgtgcgtgcgtccGTTCGTGCGTGTGTGctaggtcgctcagtcgtgtccagatctttgccatcccatggactttagcccgtcTACCAccctgaccatggaattttccaagcaagaatattggagtgggttgccatttcctactggggtcttcccaatccagggatcgaatctgcgtctcttgtgtctgtATAATATCTTTAAAACTGCCTGGCATCTGGTGAGACTTAAAGGTGGTAATAAAAGCAATTAACATAGTAGGTCAGCACTAAATCCTAGTTCATACTGGTACTCACTGGAGGCTTTTTGATGTGTCTTCATTAAGCACGTTGccaagatatcctggagaaggaaatggcaacccgcttcagtatttgtcttgagaatcccaggtacagaaGGGTCTGGggagccccagtccatggggtcacaaagagtcggacacgactgagcgactaatactggATCACTTAATTTATTTAACCTCATTTTGAGGCAGGTTATTATTAAGTGTTTTATGGATGGGAAGTCTCAGAGAGGTTGTATTACacgcccaaggacacacagctagtaagtggcaagaCTAATATTCCAACTTCCGC comes from Bubalus kerabau isolate K-KA32 ecotype Philippines breed swamp buffalo chromosome 7, PCC_UOA_SB_1v2, whole genome shotgun sequence and encodes:
- the SMIM20 gene encoding small integral membrane protein 20, yielding MSRNLRTALIFGGFISLIGAAFYPIYFRPLMRLEEYKKEQAINRAGIVQEDVQPPGLKVWSDPFGRK